The proteins below are encoded in one region of Fervidicoccaceae archaeon:
- a CDS encoding 2-oxoacid:acceptor oxidoreductase subunit alpha produces MRLSRLSRLPFPAGTRDFVQGNEAVVRAAIMAGCRFFAGYPITPANEILENMMRLMPLVGGVALQLEDEIAALAAAIGASWTGVKSMTATSGPGFSLMMEGLGYAVMTETPVVVVDVQRGGPSTGQPTMSSQGDLLQAVWGLHGDQSKIVLSPWSAQEAFDLTIEAFNLSEEYRVPVILLMDGEVARLRELVKIPEPDELEVKYRAVASPEQASLPYFDWLDTKVPPMPLLGRGHAVHVTGLTHDERGYPMTNEPEIHEKLVRRLVEKIEGNARKIFSYDALELEEAEVVVVAYGIAARSAAEAVRILRRNGVRAGLLRLKTLWPIDGEVLRRALSDREKVVVVEMSLGQLHRLIRLHTCCDSHLISVCSLGGKLPEPEDIARAASS; encoded by the coding sequence TTGAGGCTCTCGCGCCTGAGTCGCCTTCCTTTCCCAGCGGGAACGCGAGACTTCGTCCAAGGCAACGAGGCCGTGGTCAGAGCTGCCATAATGGCCGGCTGTAGATTCTTCGCCGGCTACCCAATAACGCCCGCCAATGAGATACTTGAGAACATGATGAGGCTCATGCCTCTAGTCGGAGGCGTGGCTCTGCAGCTCGAGGATGAAATCGCAGCTCTAGCTGCGGCGATCGGAGCCTCTTGGACCGGAGTCAAGTCTATGACCGCCACGAGTGGTCCCGGTTTCAGCCTCATGATGGAGGGGCTCGGCTACGCCGTGATGACGGAGACGCCAGTTGTCGTAGTTGACGTGCAACGCGGAGGACCTTCGACCGGTCAACCGACGATGTCGTCTCAAGGAGATCTCCTCCAAGCCGTCTGGGGACTCCACGGCGATCAGAGCAAAATTGTTCTCTCTCCTTGGAGCGCGCAGGAGGCGTTCGATTTAACCATCGAGGCTTTCAATCTCTCCGAGGAGTATCGAGTCCCCGTGATCTTGCTAATGGACGGGGAGGTGGCGCGACTGAGGGAACTCGTCAAAATACCCGAGCCCGACGAGCTTGAGGTGAAGTACAGAGCTGTGGCGAGCCCCGAGCAGGCCTCATTGCCTTACTTCGATTGGCTTGACACGAAGGTCCCCCCCATGCCGCTCCTCGGTCGCGGTCACGCCGTCCATGTCACCGGGCTCACGCATGATGAGAGAGGATATCCAATGACCAACGAGCCCGAGATTCACGAGAAGCTTGTGAGAAGGCTAGTGGAGAAGATAGAAGGCAACGCGAGGAAGATCTTCTCCTACGACGCTTTGGAGCTAGAGGAAGCCGAGGTGGTCGTGGTAGCGTACGGGATAGCGGCCAGGTCGGCAGCGGAGGCCGTTAGAATCCTCAGGCGCAACGGAGTGAGAGCAGGCCTTCTGAGGCTAAAGACTCTGTGGCCCATCGATGGCGAGGTGCTTCGAAGAGCTTTGAGCGACCGCGAGAAGGTGGTCGTTGTCGAAATGAGCTTGGGGCAGCTGCATAGGCTGATAAGGCTCCACACGTGCTGCGATTCTCACCTCATCTCGGTCTGCTCCCTCGGGGGGAAGTTGCCGGAGCCCGAAGATATAGCGAGGGCGGCCAGCTCTTGA
- a CDS encoding 4Fe-4S binding protein: MEPSLCKGCMLCVEACPQGVLEESPSRVNSRGYALPEPLRLDKCTGCRLCEMLCPDFAIEVDASGGAR, encoded by the coding sequence GTGGAGCCCTCGCTGTGTAAAGGCTGCATGCTGTGCGTCGAGGCGTGTCCTCAGGGCGTCCTGGAAGAGTCGCCAAGCAGAGTTAACAGCCGCGGCTACGCTCTGCCCGAGCCCCTGCGCCTCGATAAGTGTACGGGTTGCAGGCTCTGCGAGATGCTATGCCCGGACTTCGCAATCGAAGTAGACGCGAGCGGGGGGGCGCGTTGA
- a CDS encoding SufD family Fe-S cluster assembly protein: MRKPSSEVLKKPAPYGPDIDLEAYEVGKPEVGGPESAPPSILGTAPERLGIDASRASYVQVNELALYKAMERSLARYGVRVIPLALALRDSGLARELAWRIVDPETDKYTAYAYEHGGELGYFIFVPPGTKLPTPIYSCLAITSNRRAQLAHNVIYVGESSEVHVVTGCAVPHGVREGLHIGVSEFYVGRGARLTFSMIHAWAEGLHVRPRTAVKVEEGGEFVSYYVIYSPVASLQTFPRVELERSARLYSASVIAGSGSGIYDVGSKAVLAGEGSSAEIISRVVARDNSRVFSRAEIVGKGRETRGHVECLGLLLSRGSAITSIPEITSESLEARLSHEAAIGMLAQEELEYLMSKGFSEDEAKSVLVRGFMSVEAPGIPSVVRAEIDKILDLIAAHAVG; the protein is encoded by the coding sequence TTGAGGAAGCCGAGCTCCGAGGTTCTAAAGAAACCCGCTCCCTACGGCCCCGACATAGACTTGGAGGCCTACGAGGTTGGTAAGCCCGAGGTGGGGGGACCCGAGAGCGCGCCCCCTTCTATCTTGGGCACGGCCCCGGAGCGCCTCGGCATCGACGCGTCGAGGGCCAGCTACGTCCAAGTCAACGAACTGGCGCTCTATAAAGCCATGGAGCGCTCCTTAGCGAGATACGGAGTGCGCGTGATCCCTCTGGCCCTCGCCCTCAGAGATTCGGGGCTCGCGCGCGAGCTAGCGTGGCGCATCGTCGACCCGGAGACCGATAAATATACGGCCTACGCGTACGAGCACGGAGGGGAGCTCGGCTACTTCATCTTCGTGCCGCCGGGGACCAAGCTCCCCACCCCCATATACTCTTGTCTGGCGATAACGTCGAATAGGAGAGCTCAGCTAGCTCATAACGTAATCTACGTAGGGGAGAGCTCAGAAGTCCACGTAGTCACTGGCTGTGCCGTCCCTCACGGAGTCAGAGAAGGTCTCCACATCGGCGTGAGCGAGTTCTACGTGGGTCGAGGAGCTCGCTTGACCTTCTCCATGATACATGCCTGGGCGGAGGGCCTCCACGTGAGGCCCAGGACCGCGGTGAAAGTGGAGGAGGGGGGAGAATTCGTGAGCTATTACGTCATATACAGCCCCGTAGCCTCCCTCCAGACCTTCCCGAGGGTGGAGCTCGAGAGGAGCGCCAGGCTCTACTCGGCCTCAGTGATCGCTGGCAGCGGGAGCGGAATCTACGACGTTGGCTCGAAGGCGGTGCTCGCCGGGGAAGGCTCGTCGGCCGAGATAATCTCGAGAGTCGTTGCTCGAGACAACTCGAGGGTCTTTTCTAGAGCGGAGATCGTCGGGAAGGGGCGCGAAACGCGCGGCCACGTCGAGTGCCTGGGTCTCCTCCTCTCTAGGGGTAGCGCTATCACGTCTATCCCCGAGATAACTTCTGAGTCCCTCGAGGCCAGGCTATCCCACGAGGCGGCCATAGGGATGCTCGCTCAGGAGGAGCTGGAGTACCTGATGAGCAAGGGCTTCTCCGAGGATGAGGCAAAGTCCGTTCTGGTGAGAGGCTTCATGAGCGTCGAGGCCCCGGGCATTCCATCGGTCGTGCGCGCCGAGATCGACAAGATCCTCGACTTAATCGCTGCCCACGCCGTGGGATGA
- a CDS encoding ATP-binding cassette domain-containing protein, producing the protein MPLLEVRDLSVCIGDLAIVKGVSFSVEPGEIHVIMGPNGSGKSTLLSCLMGLPRVRPCGGAIFFDGRDVTRSPPHERASLGMVLAHQSPPQIRGVKLAEIAKALVRRCGCSDYTLAARMLNVEGLLGRDLFVGFSGGEKKRAELFLSMLLAPRLAMLDEPDSGVDLESMELIAETINYLARRGTSVILVTHLGNILSKLSRLDYVHIMLEGALIYTGRPDEVLPLVLKLGFKRALSELRARRGEAS; encoded by the coding sequence GTGCCTCTGCTGGAGGTGCGTGACCTCAGCGTATGCATCGGCGACTTGGCCATAGTTAAAGGGGTCTCGTTCTCCGTGGAGCCGGGCGAGATCCATGTGATAATGGGCCCCAATGGATCCGGGAAGTCCACGCTGCTCTCGTGCCTGATGGGTCTACCTCGAGTGAGACCGTGTGGTGGGGCGATATTCTTCGACGGGAGAGATGTCACGCGGTCCCCCCCGCACGAGAGGGCATCGCTGGGCATGGTGCTCGCCCACCAGAGTCCTCCCCAGATAAGGGGGGTCAAGCTCGCCGAGATCGCCAAAGCTCTCGTCAGGAGGTGCGGCTGCTCCGACTACACGCTAGCTGCGAGGATGCTTAACGTCGAAGGGCTGTTGGGCCGCGACCTCTTCGTCGGCTTCAGCGGAGGAGAGAAGAAGAGGGCGGAGCTCTTCCTCTCCATGCTCCTCGCGCCCAGGCTGGCCATGTTGGACGAGCCGGACAGCGGAGTAGACCTAGAGAGCATGGAGCTGATCGCCGAGACCATTAACTACTTGGCGAGAAGAGGCACCTCGGTGATACTCGTGACTCACTTGGGCAATATTCTCAGCAAACTATCGAGGCTCGACTACGTGCACATAATGCTCGAAGGCGCGCTCATCTACACGGGGAGACCCGACGAGGTCCTCCCCCTCGTGCTAAAGCTGGGCTTCAAGAGGGCCCTATCGGAGCTGAGAGCGCGGAGAGGAGAGGCCTCTTGA
- a CDS encoding proton-conducting transporter membrane subunit has translation MAAAALLSAFTMTFGNVAALASRNLYRILAYSSIAHVGYLMLATTAALYHLSLGDERDTSMASYALTAALIHLTAYALSKPGTLLIIGEGPRGSRGSEVITSAVRQLT, from the coding sequence GTGGCCGCGGCAGCTCTCCTCTCCGCCTTCACCATGACCTTTGGCAACGTAGCGGCTCTCGCCTCGAGGAACCTCTACAGAATCCTCGCCTACAGCAGCATAGCCCACGTCGGCTATCTCATGCTCGCCACAACTGCCGCTCTGTACCATCTATCTCTCGGGGATGAGCGTGACACGAGCATGGCCTCTTACGCTCTCACAGCCGCTCTGATACATCTGACGGCTTATGCGCTCTCTAAGCCCGGGACCCTCCTAATCATTGGGGAGGGGCCTCGAGGCTCGAGAGGCTCCGAGGTTATTACAAGCGCGGTCCGGCAGCTGACGTAG
- a CDS encoding replication factor C large subunit, which translates to MSALSSDGNLPWIIKYRPRRLDDYVDQEEAKAQFVSWIKDWLRGSIPSKRAVLLYGPPGVGKTSLVEAVAGELGLEVHEMNASDFRRREDIERSAARAARSATLSGRPRLVLIDEVDGMSGAADKGGLEALVRLIETTRHPLVLTANDPWRQDLKPLRDSTLMIQLKKLKQRDVVEALRRICQRERIRCEDSALALLHDKNSGDLRSCINDLQALAETYGEITEELVRTQVFYRDRELDPFDTVRTILTARYLWQSRSAVTHSRLDHDSLIEWLSENAPLQLTDPEDLYRAFEALSRADVYRGLIVRTGSWDLLAHVINMLGPAVTLSRRNTKFKWVAYRFPQKIKMLSELRRAREALQSAAKKIAEQAHVSTRTALSEYIPMIRAAHAIDSTWAAYIMKRLGLSPEEASVVVGDPEAASLVELKLTELEKRIAEKRGSAPRARPRGKK; encoded by the coding sequence GTGAGCGCCTTGTCGAGCGACGGGAACCTGCCGTGGATCATCAAGTATAGGCCGAGGAGGCTCGATGACTACGTCGATCAGGAGGAGGCTAAGGCGCAGTTCGTGAGCTGGATCAAGGACTGGCTGAGAGGCTCTATCCCGAGCAAGAGAGCGGTCCTGCTCTATGGGCCTCCGGGCGTTGGTAAGACTTCTCTCGTCGAGGCCGTGGCGGGAGAGCTGGGGTTAGAAGTGCACGAGATGAATGCCAGCGACTTCAGGAGGAGGGAGGACATCGAGAGGTCGGCGGCGCGAGCAGCTCGCTCCGCGACTCTGAGTGGGAGGCCGAGGCTGGTACTGATCGATGAGGTCGATGGCATGAGCGGCGCAGCCGATAAGGGAGGGTTAGAGGCTCTCGTTCGGTTGATCGAGACGACGAGGCACCCCCTGGTCCTCACGGCGAATGACCCCTGGCGCCAAGACCTCAAGCCCTTGAGAGACTCGACTCTCATGATCCAGCTCAAGAAGCTCAAGCAGAGAGACGTGGTGGAGGCCCTGAGGAGGATATGTCAGCGCGAGAGAATCCGTTGCGAGGACTCGGCTCTCGCTCTGCTTCACGATAAGAACTCGGGAGACCTGAGATCTTGCATAAACGATCTGCAAGCCCTGGCCGAGACCTACGGCGAGATAACGGAGGAGCTCGTGAGGACGCAGGTCTTCTATCGGGACAGAGAGCTCGACCCCTTCGATACCGTGAGGACCATACTGACGGCGAGATATCTGTGGCAAAGCCGCTCGGCCGTCACGCACAGCAGGCTGGACCACGACTCCCTCATAGAGTGGCTCAGCGAGAACGCCCCTCTCCAATTGACGGACCCGGAAGACCTCTACAGAGCCTTCGAGGCTCTATCGCGAGCGGACGTGTACAGGGGGCTGATAGTGAGGACGGGCTCGTGGGATCTCCTGGCTCACGTGATAAACATGCTGGGCCCCGCCGTCACTCTCTCTAGGAGGAACACGAAGTTCAAGTGGGTCGCCTACAGGTTCCCCCAAAAGATAAAGATGCTTTCGGAGCTCAGGAGAGCGCGCGAAGCTCTGCAGTCGGCGGCCAAAAAGATAGCAGAGCAGGCGCACGTTTCGACGAGGACCGCGCTATCCGAGTACATCCCAATGATTAGGGCCGCCCACGCGATAGATAGCACGTGGGCTGCCTACATTATGAAGCGGCTGGGCCTGAGCCCCGAGGAGGCCTCGGTCGTGGTCGGAGACCCCGAGGCTGCCTCGCTCGTCGAGTTGAAGCTCACCGAGCTCGAGAAGAGGATAGCGGAGAAAAGGGGCTCAGCACCTCGGGCGAGGCCTCGAGGAAAGAAATGA
- a CDS encoding replication factor C small subunit yields the protein MSEGAELFHVLWTEKYRPRTLDEIVDQEETVVRLKKFVREKNAPHMLFAGPPGTGKTTAALAFARDLYGEDYRKYLLELNASDERGIDTIRVKVKEFARTRASGPVPFKLIVLDEADNMTADAQQALRRIMEIFTPTSRFILIANYSSKIIEPIQSRTALFRFTPLRREHVVERLRMIAEREGVSYDERALEAIYEISEGDLRRAINVLQASSALGRVTVEAVYKVVGLAHPKEIKEMLRLALRGDFIAARDKLRKLMIEYGLSGIDVIKQVHGEIFKSDSDLSDEVRVLIADYVGEIQFRMIEGADDEIQLSAFLAWLSLLGKRLGSAK from the coding sequence ATGAGCGAGGGCGCTGAGCTGTTCCACGTCCTCTGGACCGAGAAGTACAGGCCCAGGACCCTAGACGAAATAGTAGATCAAGAGGAGACGGTGGTCAGACTCAAGAAGTTCGTGCGCGAGAAGAACGCCCCCCATATGCTGTTCGCAGGGCCCCCCGGCACCGGTAAGACCACGGCCGCTCTGGCCTTCGCTCGCGACCTCTACGGCGAGGACTATAGGAAGTATCTCCTGGAGCTGAACGCCTCTGATGAAAGAGGCATAGACACGATCAGGGTCAAGGTGAAGGAGTTCGCTAGGACCAGAGCCTCCGGGCCCGTGCCCTTCAAGCTGATCGTGCTCGACGAGGCCGACAACATGACGGCCGACGCCCAGCAGGCTCTCCGCAGGATCATGGAGATATTCACGCCGACCAGCAGGTTCATCCTCATAGCTAACTACTCTAGCAAGATAATAGAGCCGATACAGTCGAGGACCGCCCTCTTCAGGTTCACGCCGCTCAGGAGAGAGCACGTGGTGGAGAGGCTCAGGATGATAGCGGAGCGTGAGGGCGTGAGCTACGATGAGAGAGCGCTCGAGGCCATATATGAAATAAGCGAAGGAGACCTGAGGAGGGCCATAAACGTCCTCCAGGCCTCGAGCGCTCTGGGGCGCGTTACCGTCGAGGCCGTCTATAAAGTGGTCGGGCTGGCCCACCCGAAGGAGATAAAGGAGATGCTGAGGCTCGCGCTTCGGGGAGACTTCATCGCGGCGCGTGACAAGCTGAGGAAGCTCATGATAGAGTACGGCCTCAGCGGGATCGACGTGATAAAGCAGGTCCACGGGGAGATCTTCAAGTCCGACTCGGACTTATCGGACGAGGTCAGGGTATTAATAGCGGATTACGTGGGCGAGATCCAGTTCAGGATGATCGAAGGAGCTGACGACGAGATTCAGCTCAGCGCATTCCTGGCCTGGCTCTCTCTCCTGGGCAAGAGGCTTGGCTCGGCGAAGTGA
- a CDS encoding minichromosome maintenance protein MCM, which yields MREQPQAVEAGVADYEAGFRSFFRNYVSPGGVRKYIDMIKEMINHGGNELVVNFLDLKFYDERLAAGLEREPDRVLPYAHRALLGVVKSLDPAYAEEVKEFFVRVIRLPQATPIRSIKSDKLGRLVMIEGIMVRATPVKQKMVRAVFKHLRRDCEEEFEWPGEGELGEILELPPYCPKCLQPGPMRLVPERSKYVDWQKVVIQERPEDVPPGQIPRSVEVLLTRGLVDAARPGDRVSVVGVVRVKSPTGARRIGSPVFDVFIEGVGVEVSQKTLEEVEITREDEQKILELAKDPWIRKKIIASIAPGIYGMWDEKEAIALALFGGVPKETPDGMRIRGDVHVLLIGDPGTAKSQLLQYVSRIAPRAIYTTGKGSSAAGLTAAVVREKGTGEFYLEAGALVLADGGLALIDEIDKMRDEDRVAIHEAMEQQTVSVAKAGIVARLNARSAIIAAGNPKYGRYIDEKLLPDNVNLPTTILSRFDLIFIIKDRPDASRDDSLAAHVLQVHRASEEVEPEIPIDLLKKYVSYARRHVKPKLTEEASEMLRRFFVEMRRIGAESGGIVSITTRQLEALIRLTEAHAKMALREWATEEDAAEAIRLMKVFLDQISGGTGEVVPDIDVVIGKPKSKREKMLLVDEAIKELLKESGEECVALRRLTERLREEGIEAAELEDIVTRMAREGMLYERRPGCFGRTPP from the coding sequence TTGCGCGAGCAACCCCAGGCCGTGGAGGCGGGGGTCGCGGACTACGAGGCGGGCTTCAGGTCGTTCTTCAGGAACTACGTGTCGCCGGGGGGAGTCAGGAAGTATATAGACATGATCAAGGAGATGATCAACCACGGAGGCAATGAGCTCGTCGTTAACTTCCTGGACTTGAAGTTCTATGACGAGAGGCTCGCGGCGGGCCTCGAGAGAGAGCCTGATCGAGTGCTCCCCTACGCGCACAGAGCCTTGCTGGGAGTCGTGAAGAGCCTTGACCCGGCGTACGCAGAGGAGGTAAAAGAGTTCTTCGTCAGGGTGATCAGGCTTCCTCAAGCGACACCGATCAGGAGCATCAAGAGCGATAAGCTGGGGAGGCTCGTGATGATCGAGGGCATAATGGTGAGAGCGACCCCCGTGAAGCAGAAGATGGTGAGAGCGGTTTTCAAGCACCTACGACGCGACTGCGAAGAGGAATTCGAGTGGCCCGGCGAGGGCGAACTGGGAGAAATCCTAGAGCTTCCCCCCTACTGCCCCAAGTGCCTGCAGCCGGGCCCCATGAGATTGGTCCCTGAGCGCAGCAAGTACGTCGATTGGCAGAAGGTGGTGATTCAAGAGAGGCCCGAGGACGTCCCGCCCGGGCAGATTCCCAGGAGCGTCGAGGTGCTCCTAACTCGGGGGCTCGTGGACGCGGCCAGGCCGGGCGACAGGGTCTCCGTGGTCGGCGTGGTGAGAGTTAAGAGCCCAACGGGCGCCAGGAGGATCGGCTCCCCCGTCTTCGACGTCTTCATCGAAGGCGTCGGCGTGGAGGTGAGCCAGAAGACTCTCGAGGAAGTGGAGATAACGCGCGAAGACGAGCAGAAGATCCTCGAGCTGGCCAAGGATCCCTGGATCAGGAAGAAGATCATCGCCAGCATCGCCCCCGGCATCTACGGGATGTGGGACGAGAAGGAGGCCATAGCGCTCGCCCTCTTCGGCGGAGTCCCGAAGGAGACCCCCGACGGCATGAGGATACGCGGCGACGTGCACGTGCTCTTGATAGGAGACCCCGGCACCGCCAAGAGTCAGCTGCTGCAGTACGTGAGCAGGATAGCTCCGAGAGCCATATATACGACCGGTAAAGGCAGCAGCGCCGCCGGCCTGACCGCGGCCGTCGTGCGGGAAAAGGGGACAGGCGAGTTCTACCTCGAGGCCGGGGCGCTGGTTCTCGCCGACGGCGGTCTAGCCCTCATAGACGAGATAGACAAAATGAGAGACGAGGACAGAGTGGCGATACACGAGGCAATGGAGCAGCAGACGGTCAGCGTGGCTAAGGCCGGCATAGTCGCCAGATTGAACGCCAGGTCGGCCATAATAGCGGCCGGCAATCCTAAGTACGGTCGCTACATAGACGAGAAGCTCCTCCCAGACAACGTAAACCTCCCGACGACTATCCTGAGCAGGTTCGACCTGATCTTCATCATAAAGGACAGGCCGGACGCGAGTCGCGACGACTCGCTAGCCGCTCACGTCTTACAGGTCCATAGAGCGTCCGAGGAAGTCGAGCCGGAAATACCAATAGATCTCCTCAAGAAGTACGTGAGCTACGCGAGGAGGCACGTGAAGCCGAAGCTCACCGAGGAGGCGAGCGAGATGCTGAGGAGATTCTTCGTAGAGATGCGCAGGATAGGCGCGGAGAGCGGAGGCATCGTGAGCATAACCACGAGGCAGCTCGAGGCCCTCATCAGATTGACCGAGGCCCACGCGAAGATGGCCCTCCGCGAGTGGGCCACAGAGGAGGACGCGGCCGAAGCCATTAGGCTGATGAAGGTCTTCCTGGATCAGATCTCCGGTGGGACGGGCGAGGTCGTGCCCGACATAGACGTCGTGATCGGCAAGCCGAAGAGCAAACGAGAGAAGATGCTGCTCGTGGACGAGGCAATAAAGGAGCTCCTCAAGGAATCCGGCGAGGAGTGCGTCGCGCTGAGGCGTCTGACCGAGAGGCTAAGGGAGGAAGGAATAGAGGCCGCCGAGCTCGAGGACATCGTGACCAGGATGGCGAGGGAGGGCATGCTTTACGAGAGGAGGCCTGGGTGCTTCGGGAGGACCCCGCCCTAA
- a CDS encoding DEAD/DEAH box helicase — protein MKVEDLPVDPKLKELLFSFGIVELYPPQEEACRRGIFEGKSIVLAAQTASGKSLLAEILAVEKALRARSKTVYLVPLKALASEKHRDFEKYKRLGVRAALSVGDYDREDPYLHEYDVIVTTYEKMDSMLRHKPKWFSSVDLVVIDEVHYLDDPERGPVLESLVARLRARGEGPQIVALSATVGNPEEIGEWLEAETVVSDWRPVPLREGIYYDGEIVYADGSTKRVARVFSHPIMDLVHDALREGGQTLVFVHSRRRAVELAEAASRKMVLDRSPELGELARELAESSDAQRLNEKLAEVVSRGFSFHHAGLTLEQRRIVERAFREGLLAALFATSTLAAGVNLPARRVVIESHRRFSSIEGSSPIKVIEYKQFAGRAGRPGYDEYGEAVLVAKRRADVDELIDFYVLGRPESIESKLNSPRALRTHVLAYIASEGPLKREEVVSFLRGSLFAKQRGERGLLAELDNTLEFLSYNGFVVELGSRELAATRLGKRVSEVYVDPYSALLLARGSSKRRGSTIGLLHLIAATPDMPKLILRRSEVRELEEELDMLYPELLVGYEDREELDPETLLSELKTALLLNDWINEVREDDIVEKYDVGPGDVRALAESAEWIAHAFRRISELLPGAEELGKSYAVLERRLRYGVKEELVELVLLPGIGRVRARRLYNAGFRSLEDVARAQPSEIARVEGIGEKIAREAVELARALIAGGAGARSR, from the coding sequence TTGAAAGTAGAAGATCTGCCCGTGGACCCCAAGCTCAAAGAGCTCCTCTTCTCCTTCGGTATTGTCGAGCTCTACCCGCCCCAAGAGGAGGCGTGCAGGCGGGGGATCTTCGAGGGCAAGAGCATCGTGCTAGCCGCTCAAACAGCCTCGGGCAAATCTCTCCTGGCCGAGATCCTGGCGGTCGAGAAGGCTCTCAGGGCCCGCAGCAAGACGGTTTACTTGGTCCCGCTCAAGGCTCTAGCGAGCGAGAAGCACAGGGACTTTGAGAAGTACAAGCGATTGGGGGTGAGAGCCGCCCTCTCGGTAGGCGACTACGACAGAGAGGACCCCTATCTACACGAGTATGACGTCATCGTAACGACCTACGAGAAGATGGATAGCATGTTGAGGCACAAGCCCAAATGGTTCTCGAGCGTCGACCTCGTCGTGATAGACGAGGTGCACTATCTCGACGACCCGGAGAGGGGGCCCGTCCTCGAGAGCCTGGTGGCGAGATTGAGGGCTCGGGGCGAAGGTCCGCAAATCGTGGCACTGAGCGCTACGGTGGGCAACCCCGAGGAGATCGGAGAGTGGCTCGAGGCCGAGACCGTCGTAAGCGACTGGAGGCCCGTCCCTCTGAGGGAGGGGATATACTACGACGGTGAGATAGTCTACGCAGACGGATCGACGAAGCGGGTCGCCCGAGTCTTCTCGCATCCCATCATGGATTTGGTCCACGACGCACTACGAGAGGGAGGTCAGACTCTCGTCTTCGTCCACAGCAGGAGGAGAGCCGTGGAGTTGGCCGAAGCCGCCTCGAGGAAGATGGTTCTCGATCGTTCGCCGGAGCTTGGGGAGCTCGCGCGAGAGCTGGCCGAGTCCAGCGACGCTCAGAGGCTTAATGAAAAGCTCGCGGAGGTGGTCTCGAGAGGCTTCAGCTTCCACCACGCCGGCCTCACTCTGGAGCAGAGGAGGATCGTGGAGAGAGCGTTCAGGGAGGGCCTCCTCGCGGCGCTCTTCGCCACGTCCACGCTGGCTGCCGGCGTAAATTTGCCCGCACGGAGGGTCGTCATAGAGAGCCACAGGAGGTTCAGCTCCATTGAGGGCAGCTCGCCGATAAAAGTGATAGAATATAAGCAGTTCGCCGGTAGAGCCGGAAGACCTGGCTACGACGAGTACGGCGAGGCAGTGCTCGTGGCCAAGAGGAGAGCCGACGTCGATGAGCTGATCGACTTCTACGTCCTCGGGAGACCGGAGAGCATAGAGTCCAAGCTGAACTCGCCGAGAGCTCTCAGAACGCACGTGCTGGCGTACATCGCCAGCGAGGGGCCTCTCAAGCGAGAGGAGGTGGTCTCGTTCCTGAGGGGCAGCCTCTTCGCTAAGCAACGTGGGGAGAGAGGCCTGCTCGCCGAACTCGACAACACGTTGGAATTCCTGTCGTACAATGGCTTCGTCGTCGAGCTCGGCTCTAGAGAGCTGGCCGCTACTCGGCTGGGCAAGAGGGTGTCCGAGGTCTACGTGGACCCGTACTCGGCGTTGCTCCTCGCGAGGGGGTCCTCGAAGAGGAGGGGCTCGACCATCGGCCTCCTGCATCTCATCGCGGCGACGCCCGACATGCCGAAGCTAATTCTGAGGAGGAGCGAAGTGAGAGAGCTCGAGGAGGAACTCGACATGCTCTACCCCGAGCTGCTCGTCGGCTACGAGGATAGAGAGGAGCTAGACCCGGAGACTCTACTCTCGGAGCTCAAGACCGCGCTGCTGCTCAACGATTGGATCAACGAGGTCCGAGAGGACGACATAGTTGAGAAGTACGATGTCGGTCCGGGCGACGTGAGAGCGCTAGCCGAGAGCGCTGAGTGGATCGCGCACGCGTTCCGCAGGATCTCCGAGCTCCTGCCGGGAGCTGAGGAGCTCGGGAAGAGCTACGCTGTCTTGGAGAGGAGGCTCAGATACGGAGTGAAGGAAGAGCTGGTCGAGCTGGTCCTCCTGCCGGGGATAGGCAGAGTGAGGGCTCGCAGACTTTACAACGCTGGCTTCAGGAGCCTCGAGGACGTGGCGAGAGCTCAGCCCTCCGAGATCGCGAGGGTGGAGGGCATAGGCGAGAAGATAGCGCGAGAGGCCGTGGAGCTCGCTAGAGCGCTGATAGCAGGCGGAGCTGGTGCTCGCTCGAGGTAG